The genomic DNA AGCCGAGACGCAGACGGGAGGCGTGATATTCGACAGGCAGGCCGCGTAGAACACGGCCAGATGCGCCGCGATCGTAGGTACGCCGAGTTGGATCAGTGCGGGCGCAGCCACCACCGAAAGGATGATGTAGGAGCCCGTCGTCGATGAGCCCATCCCGATGATGATGGAGACGAGGGTCACTAGGCAGAGCGCGAGGAAGAGATTGCCGCCCGAGAACTCGATGAGCACGGCCGAGAACTTGAGCCCAAGTCCGGCGAGGACGATGCCGCCGATAATAATGCCAAGCGTCCCGATCGCAGCCCCCGCAGCCGCGTTGCTTTGGGCGCCTCCGATGAGGCCCTGCACAACTGCTGTCGGACCCATCCGCGTCGACTTGTGGCGCCAAGAGAGAACAGCGGCGCTGACGGTGCCCCAGAAGGCGCAGAACTCGGGGGAATAGCCTACGAAGAGCAAGCCGATCACAGCCACGAGCGGCAGAAAGAAGTGCCACCCACGGGCGAGCACCTTGCGGACGCTCGGGATCTCGGCGGGCGGAAGCCCTTTGAGGCCAAGTCGAACCGCCTCGAGATCGACCATCGTCAGGAGAAAGATGAAGAATACGGACGCCGGGATGACGTTGATGAGCGCGATCGTGAGATAGCTGGTCTCGGTCAAGGTTGCGAGGATGAAAACCCCGGCTCCCATGACGGGCGGCATGAACTGGCCGCCGGTGGAGGCGATGGCCTCGATCGCACCAGCGTCATGGGGTCGGTAGCCCGTGCGCTTCATGAGAGGAATGGTAAAGGAGCCGGTCGTCACGACGTTCGCGACGGAAGAGCCGGAGATCGATCCGAAAAACGCCGAGGTCATTACCGCGATCTTGGCCGGTCCGCCCCGCCAGCGTCCCGCTATGGCCGTTCCGAGATCCATGAAAAATGCGCCTGCACCCGAGCGCTCGAGAAAGGCCCCGAAAATCATGAACGGAAAAACGAAGGTCGCAAAAGTTGCCGTGACCACGCCAAAGAGGGCTTCTTGGGTGGAGTAGGTGAATTCGAGGGTGCGTTCTACTGACATGCCTGGATGTGCAAGCTGCCCCGGCAGATAACTGCCGTAGTAGAGCTGAAGTAGAAAGACGATCGCGATCGTCGAGATGACGGGCCCAAGCGCGCGACGGCTCGTTTCCAGCATGACCGCGATGGCGATTGCCCCCATTGCCAAGTCCCACTGGTTCGGAGCCGAAACGCGGAAGATCGCGTAGCTCACATACTGGTGGATCCAATAGCCCACAGATGCGATCGTGAGGGCAATCAGCACGATGTCGACGATGCTTGGGCGATCCGTTGGCGACCTTCTTGTCGCCGGATAAAGCAGGAAGACCAGCACCGAGGTCAGCATCAGGTAGACGCCACGGTTGCTTTCTGTCGACACTAAGCCGAAGCCGGACGTGTACAGATAGAAGAGCGAGAATCCCGCCGCCGTAAGATTGAAGGCGAGCGCATAGAGGCCGGTGAGCGTGCGGCGGGCCCCTTCGACCCGGAACAGCCAGGGGAAGTTGTGCATGGAGCGGGAATCCAGAAACGTAGGTGCGGATAGCCCCGGCCGAAGTGGGGCCGGGGCAGCATTACTTCTTTGAAGGGTCAGCCTTCAGGCCACAGGCCTTCTTGGCGGTAGTAGGCCTCGGCGCCTGGGTGCATCGGCGCCCCGAGATTCTGGAAGTTCTCTACGTCGGGCTTCATCTGCGCCCAAGCCTTGTGACCCTCCGCCAGCGTGTCCTGCTTCTCGTAGGCCGCTGCGACCATACGTTTGACCACGTCCTCCGGCACCCGCTCATGCGCGACCCAGTACACGGTCGTGTACGGCATCTCGGTCGCAGGCACTCCACTGTAGGTGCCTTCAGGCATCGTCCCGGAGTGATAGAAGGGGTAGGTTTCGTTGATCGTCGCAAGCTGCTCCTCGGTATAGTTGAGGATGCGGATGTCTTGCGTCTCGGCCAGTTCGGTGACGGCCGCCGCGGGCGAAGACGATTGGCAGAACGCGTCGATCTGCCCGTTTCCGAGCGCACGGCCGGCATCGGCGAAGGTCATCAGTTGAGGCTCAACCTGATCCAGCAGCCCAAGCGCAGTAAGGATATTGGAGCAGTTGAACACCGTTCCGGATCCCGGCGGCCCAAGTGCAACGGTCTTATCCGCGAGATCGCCGATGTTCTCGATCTCTTCGCCTTCGAGCGTGACGAAGTACGTCGGCCCTTCGTAAGCCATCGCGACACCACGCAGCATGTCGCCCTTCTCGCTGTTGGCGAAGGGACCTTCCTGGTTCTGCGCCATGTAGACGTGACTGCCGTACACGATGCCCATGTCGAGCTCGCCTTTGACAAGGCGCAGAGCATTTTCCGTCGATCCGCCGGTCGTCACCTGAGTGATGTTGACGTCGGGCAGGTCCTTTCCCAGTTCGGTCCCGGCGACGCCCACCATATAGTACATCACCCCACCGGGGCTTGATCCGCCCCAAGCCACCTCGGTCGAATCCTGAGCCAAGACTCCGGCAGGCAACGTAGCCGCCGACGCCGCGCAAAGCGCATAGAGTGTCCGTTTCATGCAGTCTCCTCCTCTGATTTCAACGGGCCGTTTGGCCCGATGACAAGCCCCTTCTGACGAGGGCGCGTAACAGCCGCGGCCATCAACCGTGGCGGCGGCATTCGTTTTTGAGCGTGCCGATTCCGTCGATCTCAACCGTTACCACGTCCCCCTCACGCAGATACTTCGGAGGGTTGGATCCGATCCCCACCCCTGCGGGCGTACCAGTGGCGATCACGTCGCCGGGTTGCAGCGTTACACCGGCCGAGATCGTTTCAATGATGGTGGGAATGTCGAAGATGAGCAGGCCGGTGTTCGAGTTCTGGCGCGTCTCGCCGTTCACGTCGCACCGGATCGCGGTATCCGCAATATCCAGCTCGTCATGCGTCACCGCCCAAGGGCCCATGGGACAGAACGTGTCTTGCGACTTGCCGATCAGCCACTGGCTGAACCTGCCTTGGAGATCACGCGCCGTGACATCGTTGACGATCGTGTAGCCCCAGACATGATCGAAAGCGTCGTCTTTGCTGATGCCGCGACCGGGTTTGCCGATAATCACGGCAAGTTCCGCCTCGTAGTCGATCGCCTCTGACACAGCAGAGTCGATGAGGATAGGCTCTCCGGTCGCGATGACAGTCTCGGGGACCTTGGAAAAAATGATCGGGTTCTCGGGCACGGCACCCTTCGCGGCACTGGAATCGAAGCCGCTATTCGCGAACTCGTGCGCATGCTCATGGTAGTTCTTGCCCACGCAGAAGATGTTGCGCGCCGGGCGCGGTATAGGCGCCTCCACTGTTACGTCAGCCAACGGCACAGTGGCCTTGCGCGCTGGCATCTCATCACGACCGATCAGGCAGATGACGCCCTGTTCAGCTTCAGCTCGCGGCAGATCGAACGGGACCACGACGCCCTCGGCTTCGTTGACTTCACCGACGATCCGTTCGCCGTTGTGCCTAAATGTACCGACCTTCACTGGTTCTCCCCAAGGCTACCAATTTTGTATCGAAGTAGACCAATACCTACCACTGGTGCAACATTGAATGTGGTAAATTCCGGAAGAATCCTGTATTGGATCACCATTGGATCATTACGGGCGGATAGAGTGAGATGACCCGAGGCAACTCCGACTTCGTCGCAGCCCAACTGCGACAGCGGATAAAGGAGGGAGCGTGGCCTGACGGTGGCCGCCTCCCCACAGAACGCGCGATCGCCGAGGAACTGGGTGTCGCCCGGAACACGGTGAGGCGTGCGCTGGACCAATTGGGTCACGACGGCCTGCTCGTCCGCCATGTTGGACGCGGCACCTATCTGCGCGAGTTGCCGCATTCTGATCCGATCCTCGAGAGCACGCAGCGCATGCATGGCGCTTCGCCGGCCGACATGATGGAGTTGCGCGTCCTGCTGGAGCCCTCTGCTGCGGCATTTGCTGCCATAAATGCGAGCGCGGGTGATCTGGAGAAGATCCGGCAGGTCCATGAGCATGGTGTCGCGGCCGCCACAATGCTCGAGTTCGAGGAGTGGGATGCTGCCTTGCATCGGCTTATCCTCTCCTGCACCCGCAACAGTCTGCTACGTGAGATTCACGCAATTCTCGGCACGCTCAGGGAGCAGCCGTCATGGTACGAGTTGAAGCAAAGATCTTTCTCACCAGAGAGGCGGCAGATCTATTGCGAGCAGCATCAAGAGATTACTCGAGCTCTCGAGCGGCGCCTCGCTGATGACGCAGAGGCGGCAATGCGCACCCATCTCAGAACGGTACAGATGAACATGATCGCTCGGTGAACTTACGCGATTGGATCCTGAGCAACGCATGTGCAGGTAGAAGGGCTCAAGGCTTCATCTTCCACCACTTTATCCTCAAGCGCACACCAAATCTGATTTCGACCGCCGTGGCGGGATGTCGGCGACAGCCGCCGCTCCAAGGGCGACAAAATCCACCGTTTTTGACCATATGGTCGCAAGCTGACATTGGTTGACGCGCAGCGAACGCTCACTTTGTCCGCGATGCTGCCGCTCCGGCAGGCTGCGGCGGGAATGTCGCAATTGGCACGATCGCAGGGAGTGACCGAAGATACGCTTCAAGCTGATCTCATCATGCTCTAGGTGGGTTATGAGCGAGTAAAACAGGTCATCCTCAATCTGTGTGGCGGAATGGGAGCATTCTCGCCCGCAACAATTCTGGACCGGCGCGACCGTACATTGCGTGTTTGAGGGTTTTTAGGCGGTTGATCTGACCTTCTGCCTGGCCGTTGCTCCAGGGCATCTCGATTGCGTTTGTGACGGCGTCGAAGTCCCGGTTCAAGGTACGGGCAAAGCGCACGATGGGCGCTAAGTCGGTTTCGATCGCATCGTCGATCCATGCAGGGAGCGGGTCTGCCTGGCGACCGCGAATGATACCATTGAACCGCATGGCGAGGCTGCGCAGCGTTGCGAAGGCGGGAGAACCGGCCTTGAGCGCGTCGACTTTCCGCGCCTGATCCGAGGTGAGCTTTCCACGGGGTTTGATGCACAGCGCGGCCGCGATGACCGGGGAAATCGCGTGCCCAGTTTCCGGGTCCCGGACTGGCTTAAGGATTTCGTGCTCTACCTTGGGGTTGGTCGCTTGTTGTTCGACTCTGCGCCAACCCGCCAGCAGCCGCTGCAAATGCGACAGACTCCCCGCGCAACCACGCTCTTGGATCATACGGAACAGGGCGCTTCCAGTTTGGATGCCGTCCTTCCAACTTTGGCTCAGAAACTCTTCAAAGTACCACGGCGATGTCGGCTTCAGGGCGGCCCGCCTGCGGTCCGGTGGCGTCTCGAACTGCAGCCATTTCGCGATGCTGCGACGCGGGAACCCGGTCCGCCTCTGGATCTCGCTGCAGGAAAGTCCTTGCCGTCGAACGGCATGGATGGTCGTGAAAATCTCTTCCCGAGATGTCCTGTGCGCCAGGCGTGACTTCAGAAGGTTGCCAGCTGCGGTGATGTTGTCTGCTGTGGACAGCAGCGCCCTGCCGGTCGCACGGCCGTGGAGGTTCATTTGCTCCTCGATGACCTGCCGCAGGTTTTGCACGATATGGAACCGGTCAGCGACCTGCTTCGCCTGCGGTGCCCCTTGCCGTGCAGCCTGGGCGTAGAGACCGCAGCGATCTCGGCTGATCACGGCCACCTCGGGGTGTCGCCTCAGCCACTCGGTGCAGGTGACCACATCACGATCCCCGAGGACATCAAGAACCGTTCGGCGCTCCAAATCGATGATGATCGTGCCATAGGTCTGCGACTTTCGCTAGCTCCAGTCATCGATTCCGATGACCCGTGCGCTACGGCCACTCTTCCGAGCCCCCCGCAGCAGCTGACGGAGTATCGTGTCATCACTGACCTGAATTCCCAGTCGACGTAATATCCGTTCGGCCGGGCTGCCGCCTGCAGCATATGCCATATGACCCAGAAGCTGTGCTTGCCGCGAGGTGCGGCGGGCGAACGGTGCCGCGACCGACGGATCGCGATCAGAAAAGGTATGCCGGCCACAGTTCGAGTTTGAGCACCGCCACCGACAAACCCTCAGTTCGACCCAGACAGCCTGACCCTGTGCGGGAAAATCCTCGATCCGACGACGCCTCCATCCATGTCTTCGACGCGAAGGCGATCCGCATTCCGGGCAGATGCCTCTTGGTGCCAGTATGCCCGACACAACCCATCCCCCGGCGTCGGTTCGGCCAACGTGCTGGACAAACACTTCCTTCCCGGGGTCAGCAGGTCACATCGACATCACGTCAATCCGTATGCGGCTTCACCATCGGTCGACATGACCCAAGGCGCGCGCGGTCCCACAATTCGGACAGGCGGGCATAGCGTTCGGCCATCTGTTCGACGGCGGCGTCATCGTCAATCTGCCCCTGCAACCAGCCACGCGCCACCGCACCGAAGATCGTGCGCCCGACGGCGAAGCCGCGCACCAGTTCGAAGCCCGCCGCGACCTCGAAGCTGGCCTGCAATTCGGCCTCGGGGGCATCCAGGCCCAGGACTACGATGCCGCGCGTATGGCGGTCATGTTCCTCGATGGCGGCGATGGCGTTCTGCCAGCCTTCGCGGGTCTTCATCGGCTCCAGCTTCCACCAGTCGGGATAGACGCCCGCGGCATAGAACTGGCGGATCAGCGTGGCGGTG from Paracoccus aerodenitrificans includes the following:
- a CDS encoding TRAP transporter permease is translated as MHNFPWLFRVEGARRTLTGLYALAFNLTAAGFSLFYLYTSGFGLVSTESNRGVYLMLTSVLVFLLYPATRRSPTDRPSIVDIVLIALTIASVGYWIHQYVSYAIFRVSAPNQWDLAMGAIAIAVMLETSRRALGPVISTIAIVFLLQLYYGSYLPGQLAHPGMSVERTLEFTYSTQEALFGVVTATFATFVFPFMIFGAFLERSGAGAFFMDLGTAIAGRWRGGPAKIAVMTSAFFGSISGSSVANVVTTGSFTIPLMKRTGYRPHDAGAIEAIASTGGQFMPPVMGAGVFILATLTETSYLTIALINVIPASVFFIFLLTMVDLEAVRLGLKGLPPAEIPSVRKVLARGWHFFLPLVAVIGLLFVGYSPEFCAFWGTVSAAVLSWRHKSTRMGPTAVVQGLIGGAQSNAAAGAAIGTLGIIIGGIVLAGLGLKFSAVLIEFSGGNLFLALCLVTLVSIIIGMGSSTTGSYIILSVVAAPALIQLGVPTIAAHLAVFYAACLSNITPPVCVSAFAGAAIAGAPPMRTGFAALKFGATLVLMPFSFVYVPELLLYGPWGDIVYKTVLYGVGSVLLAISLQAATPVPGPVSIPQRILFAVGGLALMFPATLLIDLIGAAIAIGAAAWFALGKSRPAQVR
- a CDS encoding TAXI family TRAP transporter solute-binding subunit, which translates into the protein MKRTLYALCAASAATLPAGVLAQDSTEVAWGGSSPGGVMYYMVGVAGTELGKDLPDVNITQVTTGGSTENALRLVKGELDMGIVYGSHVYMAQNQEGPFANSEKGDMLRGVAMAYEGPTYFVTLEGEEIENIGDLADKTVALGPPGSGTVFNCSNILTALGLLDQVEPQLMTFADAGRALGNGQIDAFCQSSSPAAAVTELAETQDIRILNYTEEQLATINETYPFYHSGTMPEGTYSGVPATEMPYTTVYWVAHERVPEDVVKRMVAAAYEKQDTLAEGHKAWAQMKPDVENFQNLGAPMHPGAEAYYRQEGLWPEG
- a CDS encoding fumarylacetoacetate hydrolase family protein, with translation MKVGTFRHNGERIVGEVNEAEGVVVPFDLPRAEAEQGVICLIGRDEMPARKATVPLADVTVEAPIPRPARNIFCVGKNYHEHAHEFANSGFDSSAAKGAVPENPIIFSKVPETVIATGEPILIDSAVSEAIDYEAELAVIIGKPGRGISKDDAFDHVWGYTIVNDVTARDLQGRFSQWLIGKSQDTFCPMGPWAVTHDELDIADTAIRCDVNGETRQNSNTGLLIFDIPTIIETISAGVTLQPGDVIATGTPAGVGIGSNPPKYLREGDVVTVEIDGIGTLKNECRRHG
- a CDS encoding FadR/GntR family transcriptional regulator; this encodes MTRGNSDFVAAQLRQRIKEGAWPDGGRLPTERAIAEELGVARNTVRRALDQLGHDGLLVRHVGRGTYLRELPHSDPILESTQRMHGASPADMMELRVLLEPSAAAFAAINASAGDLEKIRQVHEHGVAAATMLEFEEWDAALHRLILSCTRNSLLREIHAILGTLREQPSWYELKQRSFSPERRQIYCEQHQEITRALERRLADDAEAAMRTHLRTVQMNMIAR